In the Ciconia boyciana chromosome 23, ASM3463844v1, whole genome shotgun sequence genome, one interval contains:
- the LOC140643191 gene encoding adenosine receptor A3-like yields MPNNSLVLTSLHGIYIGTECLVALFATLGNILVIWVVKLNSTFQNTTLYFIVSLALADIAVGILVMPLAIVVSLGISIHFYTCLFMSCLMVVFTNASILSLLAIAIDRYLRVKLPTRYKIITTERRVWWALGLCWSVSLLVGLVPMFGWSKKRNSDVLRCQFTSVMRMDYMVYFCFFTWTLVPLLIMCALYVEIFYIIRTKLSQGTSSVRGAGAFYGQEFKTAKSLALVLFLFAISWLPLCIINCISYFYPECQIPPYLMYLGILLSHANSAMNPIVYACKIKKFKNMYLLILRTYILCKKTDPVLTEQTTDQQSNKEKTLTCHYTSDHC; encoded by the exons ATGCCGAACAACAGCCTGGTGCTGACCAGCCTGCATGGGATTTACATCGGTACCGAGTGCTTGGTTGCTTTGTTTGCCACTTTGGGTAACATCCTTGTCATCTGGGTGGTGAAACTGAACTCGACATTTCAGAACACGACTCTCTACTTCATTGTTTCCCTGGCTCTGGCTGATATCGCAGTGGGGATCCTCGTCATGCCCCTGGCCATCGTGGTGAGTCTGGGCATCAGCATCCACTTCTACACCTGCCTATTTATGAGCTGCCTGATGGTGGTTTTCACTAACGCGTCCATCCTCTCCCTCCTGGCCATCGCAATCGACAGGTACCTGCGAGTGAAGCTGCCAACCAG ATATAAAATAATCACTACAGAGAGAAGAGTTTGGTGGGCGCTGGGTTTGTGCTGGTCTGTGTCCCTGCTGGTAGGATTAGTCCCCATGTTTGGATGGagcaagaaaagaaactctGACGTTCTCAGATGTCAATTTACCTCTGTGATGAGGATGGATTACATggtatatttctgttttttcacatGGACCCTTGTCCCTCTGCTCATCATGTGTGCTCTGTACGTTGAAATCTTTTACATCATCCGGACAAAACTAAGTCAAGGTACAAGCAGTGTGAGAGGGGCAGGAGCTTTTTATGGACAGGAGTTCAAGACAGCCAAATCTCTAGCACTTGTTCTCTTCCTGTTTGCAATATCTTGGTTGCCTCTGTGCATTATAAACTGCATTTCCTATTTTTACCCTGAGTGTCAGATCCCTCCATATTTAATGTACTTGGGAATCCTGTTATCCCATGCCAATTCTGCCATGAACCCCATTGTCTATGCTTGCAAGATAAAGAAGTTCAAAAACATGtaccttttaattttaaggaCCTATATCCTGTGCAAAAAGACAGACCCGGTTCTTACAGAGCAAACAACAGACCAACagtcaaataaagaaaaaacattgacCTGCCACTATACATCAGACCATTGTTAA
- the ATP5PB gene encoding ATP synthase F(0) complex subunit B1, mitochondrial, with amino-acid sequence MLSRLVLRAAPAALRSLPPPVTVGVLHTTRPLHTTQQRLAPLPPLPEKGGEVRYGLIPEEFFQFLYPKTGVTGPYMLGTGLLLYFLSKEIYVINHETVAAACILSVIIYGIKKYGSDVAAFADKLNEEKVAKALAVKNEAIKDLETAVEQEKKEQWRVEGCSYLFDAKRNNIAMLLETNYRERLLTVYNEVKKRLDYQVAMQNLKRQKEQDHMIQWVEKNVVQSITPQQQKDSIAKCILDLKALSKSAQAAV; translated from the exons ATGCTCTCCCGCCTCGTCCTCCGCGCCG ccccggccGCGCTGAGGAGCCTGCCGCCTCCCGTCACCGTGGG TGTATTGCACACGACAAGACCATTGCATACAACTCAGCAGCGTTTGGCTCCTTTGCCACCTCTGcctgagaaaggaggagaagtaCGTTATGGTTTGATCCCTGAGGagtttttccagtttctctACCCTAAAACAGGAGTTACAG ggCCTTACATGTTGGGAACCGGACTCCTGCTTTACTTTCTCTCTAAGGAAATCTATGTAATTAACCACGAGACAGTTGCAGCTGCCTGCATATTATCAGTCATCATTTATGGCATTAAAAAATATGGGTCTGATGTAGCAGCTTTTGCTGACAAACTTAATGAG gAGAAAGTTGCTAAAGCTTTAGCTGTGAAAAATGAGGCTATTAAAGATCTTGAGACTGCCGTTGAACAGGAGAAGAAGGAGCAATGGCGGGTTGAAGGCTGCAGTTACCTCTTTGATGCTAAGCGG AATAATATTGCAATGTTGCTGGAAACTAATTATCGAGAAAGGTTACTGACAGTGTACAATGAAGTAAAGAAAAGGCTGGACTATCAAGTGGCTATGCAGAATTTAAAGCGTCAGAAAGAACAAGATCACATGATTCAGTGGGTGGAAAAAAACGTTGTTCAGAGCATCACGCCTCAACAG cagAAGGATAGTATTGCCAAGTGCATTTTAGACCTGAAGGCGTTATCGAAGAGTGCACAGGCAGCAGTGTAA